TTCTGTTCGACCCGGCAAGTAAATGACACGAGCATGTCCGATATAGAGATCCGGATCCAGATCGATGATCTTTTGTCCGGCATCGTCAAAATGGAACGGCGCATCGACATGAGTGCCGGTATGCAGGCTCATCGTTACTTTGCCGACGTTAACGGAGCCAGTGTCTGCCTTATTCCACGTCAGTGTGGCCTCAAATGGTGTATCGCCCGGCCACGTCGTGACGTGGCGATCAAGTGGTTGTGAAACATCAATCCATCGCGTCATTGCTGAATCCTCCTCATAATGTCGTGCGGACCGACCATAGTTCTGGGAAGAACCGGTGGTCGAGCACACGCCGTAGATAACTGACACCAGACGAGCCACCTGTTCCTGGCTTCTGTCCGATGATCCGCTCGACGGTACTCATATGGTTAAAGCGCCACATCTGTTGCTGACTCCCGATATCAAGTAGTTTTTCGCCGAGTTCATATAGATCCCAGTACCGCTCGACATCTCGATAGACGCTTGCCCAAGCAGCCTCGACACTCGCATTCGGTGTCCAGTCCTGCGTAACATCACGTTCGAGGACAGACTGGTCGATCGGTAGTCCATGTCGTGCCATCGCTCGGATCGTTTCGTCGTAGATGCTTGGTGTCTTCAAGTCTTCGAGCATCATCGGATAGAGTGTTTCGTCATGCGCGTACACTTTTAGCATCTGCTCATTCTTGAAGCCGAGCGCAAATTCGATTTGCCGGTTTTGATACGACTGGAACCCAGATGAATGACCGAGAGCATCGCGGAATTCCAAATATTCGGCAGGGGTCAAGGTCGAAAGAACATTCCACGACTGGATCAACTGATGCTGAATTTTTGAGATCCGTGCGAGCATCTTAAATGACGATTCGAGATCATCATTTGCAACGGCTTGCGTTGCCGCACGCATCTCATGCAAAATCAACTTCATCCATAGCTCGCTCGTCTGATGAATGATGATGAACAACATCTCGTCATGATGCCCCGATAAGCGATGTTGACTCGTAAGCAAAGGATCTAATTGCAAGTAGTCCCCGTAGGACATGTCTTTCTTAAAATCCGTTTGAATCGATGCTTCAATAGACGTAGGATCTGTCTTTTCCATACCCGTTCATCCCCTTTATCGAATTAATTCAGTTTTCGTTTTTGAGCGGTCGTCGGTTGTTCCGGGTGTGCTCGTTTCCAGAAGAAATATGCAACAGACAAGAACAATAACCACGGTACACCAAACTTCAAGACGATTTGGAAATCGGTGAACCATGTCGTCAGTACGAGTGCGAATAAGAGCAACGCACCGAGAGCCGTCAGATATGGATAGCCCATCATCCGGACCGGTAACGTCCGTCCGCCTTCGCGTTCCCACGCTTTACGGAAGTAGAGGTGGGAGATGAAAATCATGAACCACGTGAAGATTGCCCCGAACATCGAAATCCCCATCATGAACGGATAAGAGACGCTCGACTGACTGCTGATGATCGCAGCAAGGAAAATCCCGATCGTCGATACGGCGAGTGCGAAGAGTGGCACACCTTTATGATTTAGGCGACCAAACACTTTTGGTGCATACGTTGCTTTCGATAACGAGTACATCATTCGCGTCGAAGCGTACAGTTGACTGTTCATCGCAGATAGAGCCGCCGTCAGGATGATGAAGTTCATGATGCCACCCGCATACGGAATCGATAGCATCTCCATTACTTTGACGAATGGACTTTGATCGACGCCACCTGCTTGTTGCCATGGCACAATCATCAACATCAAAGCAATCGTGATGACGTAAAATGTCGAGAGACGGAAGACTGTCGCTTTTAATGCTTTCGGTACAGCGACGTCCGGATCCTTCGCTTCACCGGCAGTGACAGCAATCAATTCCGTTCCAAGGAAGCTAAACAAGGAGATGAAGATTGCAATCCAGAGACCGGAGAAACCAAATGGCATGAAACCACCATCATTCGTAAAGTTTTGCGGACCAATCTCAGGACTTGGACTACCGATGACTAAATAGGCACCGAGTAAGATAAACAGCAAGATCGCACTGATTTTAATGACCGAGAACCAGTATTCGAAGGTCGCGAATGTATTAACCGTCGTGGCATTGATATAAATCAATGCAGCTGCAAACACGAGAATCCAAACGAATCCGGGAACGTCTGGGAACCAGTATTTCATATAAATCGCAATCGCACTGACTTCGACACCGATCGCAAGGACGTTTGCAATCCAGTACGAATAGCGGACGAGGAAACCGGCGTAGGGACTAATATAACGTTCCGCAATCGTCCCGAACGAGCCGGATGTTGGATGGGCAACCGTCATTTCAGCGAGGCAGCCCATTAAGAGTAAGACGATGAAGGCGCCGACTGCGTAACTGATCAGAACGCTCGGACCGGCAAGTCCGATCGCCAGTCCACTTCCGAGGAAGAGACCCGTTCCGATCGCACATCCCATCGCGATCATCGTGAGTTGGCGTGTCTTGAGTTCACGCCGTAGTTCAGTAGGTTGTTCCATAGTGTACTCCTTAAGCAACGACTTCGCGTTCATTCGCGAAACGTTCGTATTCTTTATCTTTCATGATTTGTTTGAGTGTCGCGATAACGTCATAGACATCAGTGAACGTATTGTAGAGTGCAACCGGTGCTAAGCGAACGATGTTCGGTGCCCGGAAATCAGGAATGATCCGATGTTCCTTGAGTGCTTTACAAATCCGTGCTGCTTCCGGGTGCTCGAGACTGAGGTGCGCACCACGGCGTTTGTCATCGACCGGGTTCCCGATGACGAAACCGTATGGTGCTAACTCTTGCTCGACCAGTTCCATCATGTACTGTGTCAAGGCGAGTGATTTCGTCCGGACGGCTTCGATACCGACTTCTTCGAACATCTCTAACGCGCCGATTTGTGGGGCGAGACTTAAGACGTGTGGTGTACCGATTTGGAATGCTCCGGCGTGCGCAGCCGGTGTCATCGTATGATCCATATCAAACTGCTTGTCCTTGCGTGAACCGAACCAGCCCGTCAGACCAGGCAGTGTTCCAAAATGACGTTCGTGGACGAATAATCCACCAACTGTTCCAGGACCACCATTTAAGTGTTTGTAATTGCACCAGTAGGCAAAATCAACATCCCAGTCATGGAAAGCATGCGGAACGGCCCCGACCGAGTGACAGCCATCAAAACCGATCAAGATACCGCGGTCGTGTGCGGCTTTCGTCAAACGTTCCATATCGAGAATCTGTCCGCTCCGGTATAGCACGGCCGGCAAGACGATCAAAGCGATATCATCCGTCATGGCAGCAATGATATCGTCTTCTTCTAAAAAGCGACCATCACTACTCGGTACTTGGATGAGGTGTGTCTCTGGATCAAGCCCGCGCAAGCGAAGTTGACTTTGGAGGGCATAGATGTCTGACGGGAACGTCAGTGCATCGGCTAAAATCTTATCGCGTCCTTCTGTCGGTTGGAAGAATGTCGCGACGAGTTGATGGAGATTGACGGTCGTTGAACCAGTGACCATGACTTCTTCTGCCTGAGCGCCAATCAATGGTGCGTTGAGGGCAGCGAGTTGCTCGGATAATTCAAACCAAGGATGACGTCCCTTCATCCAGCCATCGATGCCGAGTTCTTTCCAATCTGATAGCGACTCGAGTAACGTCTTCTCAGCACGTTTTGATAACAATCCGAGCGAATTTCCATCCATATAGATACTACCCGGTTGCAGATAAAACTCATCCCGATAGGCGGCTAAAGCATCTTGTTCGTCTCGAGTAACGGCATCGGTCCGTTTTGCTTGCAATGTCATACGTCATCCTCCTTAAATGAATGCTCAATCAATTTTGACAAAAGCGTAGCAAACAAATTGACATTGTGTCAATATTATCGAATAGAGAAAACAAAAGGAGTGAAGGACATGTCATCTTCTCAACCAGAAAAAATCGATAAACGTCACCTGCGTACGGTGCGGACACGCGAGAAACTGTTGAGTGCAGCACGTGACGTCTTCTTAGAACAAGATTTTCAGACCGCAACGATTTCACAAATCATTAAACAAGCTGGCGTCGGTTACGGAACTGCTTATGTCCATTTTGAAGGGAAAGATGAGCTACTCGTCGTCTTGATGGAAGATGTCATGAGTCGTTTTCACGCGATTGCGGAACGAATATTTGAACCGACGACGCCGATGGAGGCGAAAGAACGCATCGTGACGCAAGCAACGGATTTCTTACGTCTTGCAGAAGAAGAACGAGCAATGCTACGGATTGTCGAGCAAGCAATCGGTGTATCCTATATTGTCCGTGCAAAATGGAAAGCGATTCGGGAACGATTCATTGATCGGATCAGTCAAGACATTCAGTATGCGCAAGAGACAGGACTCGCGCGGCAAGATGTTGATTCAAAGCTCGTCGCTCGTGGCTGGTTCTTTGCCAATGAGATGTACTTATTCGAAGTCGTCCGTGAAGAGGCGACGGCAACGATTGAAGAAATCGCAAACGTCTTAGCGACGATTTATACGCAAGGACTCTACCGGATCGAGGATTGATGAGTGTGCGGGAAGGGAACGTTTCCGAGTAGAAGGGAGCGTGACCGGGATGCCATTTGATTATGATCTCGATTTTAAGACGACTGATTTTCGTAAGGAACCGGAAAAATACCGGGTCGGGCGCGGAGAGCAAGGGGTGTTGCTCGTCGAACCATATAAAAGTGAGATTTTGCCGCATTGGCGTTTTAAGACGCCGGAAATCGCTCGAGAATCGTCCGACAAAATTTATGAGATGTATTTAGCTTATAAAGAGGACGGGGACTTCGTCGGTATGGACATGGCGCGGAAATTCATTCAGATGGGTCATACGCGCGCGCGACGCTACGCGAACTATAAGGGTGGACGCAAATATAAAAATAAAGAGACCAAAGAATTGCATACACGCGAGATCGATGAAGAAAAAGCAAAGTCGGCTGCCATCTTCCAGGAGAAGTGGGATTTAATTCGGGCGGATGAAGAGTATTTGGCGTTAAAACGGGAACATCAAAAACAATACGGTTAAACGAACGGTCATGTTTCTCTAATAGAGGAATGGAGTGGGAGCGGTGCGAACAAGATCAAAAATTATCGTCGGGATCGTCATTGTTTGCGTACTAGCTTTAGTTTGGTGGCTCGCGTCACCGCTTTTTTTGAATGAATCAGTCGATGAAGCACTGCCATCAGGTTCTGCGACAGTGGAACAAAAGGAGAAGGAGAGCACACCTGAAGCGTCACCACCTTCTACTGAAGAAACGGAAGCTGCATTATCAGGCCAATTCGTAGACGGTGAAAAAAACTATAAAACATCAGGGAACATCAAGACGCTAACGGTAGACGATACGTTATATCTACGTTTCGAAGATTTTCAGACGACGAATGGTCCGGATTTGTTTGTGTATTTGGTCGAGCCTGGTGAAAATACAGCAGACGGCATTCGTCTCGGCGCCTTAAAAGGAAATCAAGGAAATCAGAACTATAAGATTCCAAAAGACGTGGATTTGACGAAACATAGCCGTGTCGTCATTTGGTGTCGTGCCTTTGATGCTGATTTTGGAACAGGTGATTTAAAAGCAATGAACGAATGAAAAAACAATGCGCTACCGAATATAAAATCGGCAGCGCATTGTTTTTTGACGTTAAGACGTTTGTTCGACTTTTTTGATTAATCGAGATTGACGTTTTTGCCAAATAAATGATCCGATGAACGTTACGACGAGGAAAATCAGACCAAGTGCGAATGGATAGAGAATGTTGACGTCATACAGGACACCAGCAAGCGTTGGTCCAAGCAC
This window of the Exiguobacterium acetylicum genome carries:
- the kynA gene encoding tryptophan 2,3-dioxygenase, yielding MEKTDPTSIEASIQTDFKKDMSYGDYLQLDPLLTSQHRLSGHHDEMLFIIIHQTSELWMKLILHEMRAATQAVANDDLESSFKMLARISKIQHQLIQSWNVLSTLTPAEYLEFRDALGHSSGFQSYQNRQIEFALGFKNEQMLKVYAHDETLYPMMLEDLKTPSIYDETIRAMARHGLPIDQSVLERDVTQDWTPNASVEAAWASVYRDVERYWDLYELGEKLLDIGSQQQMWRFNHMSTVERIIGQKPGTGGSSGVSYLRRVLDHRFFPELWSVRTTL
- a CDS encoding amino acid permease gives rise to the protein MEQPTELRRELKTRQLTMIAMGCAIGTGLFLGSGLAIGLAGPSVLISYAVGAFIVLLLMGCLAEMTVAHPTSGSFGTIAERYISPYAGFLVRYSYWIANVLAIGVEVSAIAIYMKYWFPDVPGFVWILVFAAALIYINATTVNTFATFEYWFSVIKISAILLFILLGAYLVIGSPSPEIGPQNFTNDGGFMPFGFSGLWIAIFISLFSFLGTELIAVTAGEAKDPDVAVPKALKATVFRLSTFYVITIALMLMIVPWQQAGGVDQSPFVKVMEMLSIPYAGGIMNFIILTAALSAMNSQLYASTRMMYSLSKATYAPKVFGRLNHKGVPLFALAVSTIGIFLAAIISSQSSVSYPFMMGISMFGAIFTWFMIFISHLYFRKAWEREGGRTLPVRMMGYPYLTALGALLLFALVLTTWFTDFQIVLKFGVPWLLFLSVAYFFWKRAHPEQPTTAQKRKLN
- the kynU gene encoding kynureninase translates to MTLQAKRTDAVTRDEQDALAAYRDEFYLQPGSIYMDGNSLGLLSKRAEKTLLESLSDWKELGIDGWMKGRHPWFELSEQLAALNAPLIGAQAEEVMVTGSTTVNLHQLVATFFQPTEGRDKILADALTFPSDIYALQSQLRLRGLDPETHLIQVPSSDGRFLEEDDIIAAMTDDIALIVLPAVLYRSGQILDMERLTKAAHDRGILIGFDGCHSVGAVPHAFHDWDVDFAYWCNYKHLNGGPGTVGGLFVHERHFGTLPGLTGWFGSRKDKQFDMDHTMTPAAHAGAFQIGTPHVLSLAPQIGALEMFEEVGIEAVRTKSLALTQYMMELVEQELAPYGFVIGNPVDDKRRGAHLSLEHPEAARICKALKEHRIIPDFRAPNIVRLAPVALYNTFTDVYDVIATLKQIMKDKEYERFANEREVVA
- a CDS encoding TetR/AcrR family transcriptional regulator; amino-acid sequence: MSSSQPEKIDKRHLRTVRTREKLLSAARDVFLEQDFQTATISQIIKQAGVGYGTAYVHFEGKDELLVVLMEDVMSRFHAIAERIFEPTTPMEAKERIVTQATDFLRLAEEERAMLRIVEQAIGVSYIVRAKWKAIRERFIDRISQDIQYAQETGLARQDVDSKLVARGWFFANEMYLFEVVREEATATIEEIANVLATIYTQGLYRIED
- a CDS encoding DUF4385 domain-containing protein, with translation MPFDYDLDFKTTDFRKEPEKYRVGRGEQGVLLVEPYKSEILPHWRFKTPEIARESSDKIYEMYLAYKEDGDFVGMDMARKFIQMGHTRARRYANYKGGRKYKNKETKELHTREIDEEKAKSAAIFQEKWDLIRADEEYLALKREHQKQYG
- a CDS encoding DM13 domain-containing protein: MRTRSKIIVGIVIVCVLALVWWLASPLFLNESVDEALPSGSATVEQKEKESTPEASPPSTEETEAALSGQFVDGEKNYKTSGNIKTLTVDDTLYLRFEDFQTTNGPDLFVYLVEPGENTADGIRLGALKGNQGNQNYKIPKDVDLTKHSRVVIWCRAFDADFGTGDLKAMNE